ACTTGATAATGTTTCAATTCCTGATAGGGATTTTAAGTGATTTTTACGTGGCAGGTGTCGATGTCGGCTAGTTTTTCAGAGGCGGTTTCAATTCCTGATAGGGATTTTAAGTGATTTTTACCATCTGCTCTACCAAAATCAAATTGAATTGCGTGTTTCAATTCCTGATAGGGATTTTAAGTGATTTTTACATCGGCGTTACCTTTTTTAATCTCTAAACCGGAGTTTCAATTCCTGATAGGGATTTTAAGTGATTTTTACCAATTCAATTTGAAGATATTACGGGTACTGGTAAGCACTATGTTTCAATTCCTGATAGGGATTTTAAGTGATTTTTACCCATGTAGATCCCTATAGCTCCTGCCACCATCCGTGTTTCAATTCCTGATAGGGATTTTAAGTGATTTTTACCCGATGTTCTGCCTAGATCGTGGTATAGTGGTATAAGTTTCAATTCCTGATAGGGATTTTAAGTGATTTTTACCTCCTGACCTCAGCCGTGATGACTGGGGTGGGCATGTTTCAATTCCTGATAGGGATTTTAAGTGATTTTTACCCAAGAACGATATACAGAAGAAGATTTTACCGATCGGGTTTCAATTCCTGATAGGGATTTTAAGTGATTTTTACCGCCAACATCTACAACCCTTGCATTATTTAGTTTTCAAGGTTCAATTTCGTCAATCTAGAGGTGATTATAGCTTTGAGCGATCGCGTTGTCAAGATTGGCTTGTTCAAATTAGTCTTAAATCCTTTCCTGGCAAACATTTCCGCTTTTGCGTCAACCTCTTTTTGGGCTTACAATTCTGAAATACTTGAGGAGTAAAGCTTTCAACCCAAAATTTTCATGTTTTCTCCAAAACACCTACAGGTTGACGCTACTGTCTTTACTGTTCAAATCTTTAAATTTTCCAAATATGGCTTAAATGTAGACGCCAATTCTGGACGACTGACAACCAAAGTGGGGAAAGAGCGATCGCTATAATCAACTCCAGCAATCAAAGGAAAAGGTTCTGATTTGAGTGAGATCCAACTTCCTCCCGCAGCTTGAACTATTACCCAAGCGGCGGCTAGATCCCAGACTTTTGGTGTTGCTTCCACACCACCTAATACCGCCCCTGTGGCAACTGTCAGGAAGTTATAGCTAGCAACACCCAGCATCCTGATTTTACAAGGAAAATCTTTTTGGATTACCGAGGTGCTACGGGAACAGAGGTTAAAAAAGTGATGCTGACTAGGATCTTCTTCACTAGTTTGAATCGGGTAATAATTGCGAAAAGCCCCGGTGGAAGCTCCTAAACCCGATGAACCTTCCCAGAAACCATGAAATGACTCTTTCAGTGGTGGCACGTAAACATAACCAAATATAGGTGTGCCTTGATACAATAATCCCAGCGAAATTGACCAAATTGGAATACCGCGTGTAAAGTTAGTAGTGCCATCCAACGGGTCAACTACCCAACACCATTCTGTACCAGGAAAAACCTTACCACCCTCTTCCGTCAAAATTCCATAATCAGGAAATGTAGAGGCGATCGCATTTCGCAGTTCTTGATCAGCCCATTTATCAGCACGGGTGACTAAAGAACCATCAGCTTTATGGGAAGCTTGTACTTGCCCAAAATCTTCCATTAACTGCTTACCTACCCTGGCGGTAGTAATTTGGGCAAACTCTAAAACTGTAGTCCAAAGTTCAGTCATTTGATAAATAGTTAGTGGGTAGTGGTTAGTGGTTAGTGGTTAGTGGTTAATGGTTAGTGGGTAATAGAGTAGTGGGAAAAAATATCAATCACAAATCATCAATTACTTACAACCAACAACTAACTACTAACTACTAACTACTAACAATTAATCTAATTCGCTTTCCAATATAGATGCGATCGCTTGTTTCGCATTGCGTTGAAATTCTGTGACATTCACCCAATTTAATAATCCCAGCGCCAACAACATGACTACGGCTTGTATAGTAAACACCAATCCATAT
Above is a genomic segment from Fischerella sp. JS2 containing:
- a CDS encoding inositol monophosphatase family protein gives rise to the protein MTELWTTVLEFAQITTARVGKQLMEDFGQVQASHKADGSLVTRADKWADQELRNAIASTFPDYGILTEEGGKVFPGTEWCWVVDPLDGTTNFTRGIPIWSISLGLLYQGTPIFGYVYVPPLKESFHGFWEGSSGLGASTGAFRNYYPIQTSEEDPSQHHFFNLCSRSTSVIQKDFPCKIRMLGVASYNFLTVATGAVLGGVEATPKVWDLAAAWVIVQAAGGSWISLKSEPFPLIAGVDYSDRSFPTLVVSRPELASTFKPYLENLKI